The Actinomycetota bacterium DNA segment AGAGCACGATGCTGCAGCTCCTGGGGGCGCTGGACCAGCCCACGGGGGGCACGGTGTCCTTCGACGGGCGCAGCCTGGGCGCGCTGGGCGAGGCCGAGTTGACCACCGTCCGGGCCAAGGACATCGGCTTCGTCTTCCAGGGCTTCAACCTCATCCCGACGCTCACCGCGTCGGAGAACGTCGAGCTGGCGATGGTCCCCATGGCCGCCTCGAAGGCCGAGCGGCGGGCGCGGGCGGGCCAGCTCCTGAGCGCGGTCGGCCTGGCGGAACGGGCCCGGCACGTGCCGACGCTGCTGTCCGGCGGTGAGCAGCAGCGGGTGGCGATCGCCCGGGCCATGGCCAACCGGCCCCGGGTCATCCTGGCCGACGAGCCCACCGGCAACCTGGACACCCGCTCCGCCGAGGAGATCGGCAGCATCCTGCGCACCCTGGCGGCCGACCAGGGCGTGACGGTCATCGTGGTCACCCACTCCGCCGCGGTGGCAGGCTGGGCGTCGCGCCGCCTGCGCATGCGGGACGGTAAGCTGACCGAATTGAGCGCCGACGAGGTGGCCGCCGAAGCCGCACTGGTGGACGAGGAGACCGGGGACGTGACCGAGGAACCGGCACCGGCAGCCCCGAGCGCCCCGGCTGCCGGGCGGGCAGTCTCGGGGATCACCGGCGTGCACCTGATGCTCTACTCCCCCGAAGCCGAGGCCCTGCGGGCGCAGGTGCAGGACGCCTTCGGGTGGAGCCACGTCGATGCCGGGAACGGGTGGCCGATCTTCGCCCTGCCCCCGGCCGAGCTGGCCGTGCATCCGGGCGACGTCGCCCGGGGGGAGCTGTGCCTCATGTGCCGGGACCTGCCCACGACACTGGCAGAGATCCGCCAGAAGGGCGTCGAGGTGGTGGGCGAGCCGCACGAGGAGCGCTGGGGGACCGCGGTCTCGCTGCGCCTGCCGGGCGGGGTGGAGGTCCTGCTCTACCAGCCGAGGCACCCGAGCCCGCTGAGCGGGGAGGGGCAGGTTTCTTAGAGCAGCGACCCGGTGCCCGTCAGGGGGATGGTGACGTTCGACCCGGGGTCGGGGCGATAGCTCACCACCAGGCTGGCGTTCGTGACCGCGGGGCTGGCCGGCGTGAACGTGAGGGTGACGGTACACGTCTGGCCGGCGGCCAGCTTCGCCCCGGTGCCGCACGTACTGCCGGTGATGTTGAACGTGGCGGCATTGGCCCCGTTCACTGCCACCCCGTCCAGCGTGGCGGGCGTGGGCCCGGGGTTGGTGATGGTCACGGTGGCGGGCGCCGAGGTGTGGCCCATCGCGGCGGTCCCCAGGTTGAGGCTGGTCGGGGTGGCCGTGAGGTTGGCCAGGCCGCTCGCGGCCGGGCTCGGTGCGGAGCCCTGCGGAACCGGGCCCGTGGTGGTGCCCGGCGTCGCGGTGTCCGGCAGGGACCCGGAGTCGGTGGGCGTCGGGCCGGGGGTGGCGGTGCCGGTCGGTGAGGGCGCGGCGGAAACGCTCGGCGACGTTGCCGACGCCGGGCTGTTCCCCGACCCACCGTGGTGCGCCGTGAGAACAAATGTGCTGAGGGTCGCCAGACCGGTTACCAGCGCGGCGAGGCCAGTCACTATGCCCGGAATGGAGGCCCAGAAGGATTTCTTCTCGGCCATATCTCAGCCGTTCTACCCCGTCCCCCACCCCGGCGAAACCTGCTCCTACACTGAACAGGGTGCAAAGGTCGGACGCGGGGCGCTCCAGGCGCCGGGCGGTCGGGGCGACGGTGGCCGCCCTGGTGGCGCTCGTGGCGTGCGGATCAACGGAGACGACCGCCGGCCCGGGGAGCACCCGGAGCCCGCCTCGGAGCCTCGCCCCCAGCACTGCACCGAGCCCCTCCATTCCCGTCGTCTCGCCGGGCCCGACACCGGCCATCGGGCCCCTGCTGTGCGCCCCGGCAGGCGGTCCTCTCACGACCACCGGCACGCCGGTGCTGCAGTCGGTCAGCGCCCGCGCCCACCCGGGCTATGACGCGCTGATCTTCGCCTTCGCGCCGGTGGGAGCAGGCCGGCCGGCGGCGGTGGCGACCACCTTCACGGTGGCCCCGGCCCGGCCCCCCTTCGTCCGGGACGCCAGCGGGGCGCCGGTGCACGTGACCGGGACGGCGTTCCTGCAGGTCCAGTTCCACGGCGCCTACGGCTACGACCCGCTCGACTCGCCACCGCAGGCGACCTATACCGGGCCCCAGGACCTGCTGGCCGGGCTGGCGGGCATCGCCGAGGTGCGGGAGACCGGGGACTTCGAGGGCTCCCTGACCTGGGTCGTGGGCCTGACGACGAGGCCCTGCTGGTACCCCGTCCCGGGCGAGAACCGGCTGGAATTGGACGTGCCCACCTAACCGCCGGACCCGGGCCCGCCGCCCCATCCGAAGAGCGCGAATCTTCGGGCACGTGGCCGATATACTGCGCGCCACGACGGGTGCGGAGGACCAGGAACGCCCCGCCCGACGTGAGGAGGCCCCGTGGTCCCACCGCCGCCGCGGACCGAGGAGCAGCGCCGCGAGGCGCTCGCCAAGGCGGCAGAATCGCGGCGGCTCCGGGCGGGCATCATGGAGGAGCTCCGCTCGGGTAGGACGACGCTCGCCGGGCTGCTCGCCCGGGTGGACGACGAGACCGTGGGGAAGATGAAGGTGTCCGACGCACTGCAGACCATGCGAGGAGTCGGCAAGATCCGGGCCGGGCGCATCATGGACCGCCTCGGCATCGCCGAGTCCCGTCGCCTGGGAGGGCTAGGCACCCGGCAGATCGAATCGCTCCTGAACGAATTTACCGACTAACAGAATAAAAGAGGAGCTACCACCACAATCGCGCGTGCGCAGCTGTACATCATCTCCGGGCCGTCGGGAGCCGGGAAGGGGACCATCGTCCAGGGGCTACTGGAACGCCGGCCCGACCTGCAGCTCTCGGTGTCCTACACCACGCGCCCCCCGCGCCCGATGGAGCGCGAGGGGGAGCACTACTTCTTCGTCACCACCGATGAGTTCGCCTACATGCGCCAGCGGGGTGAGTTCGTCGAGTGCGCCGATGTGCACGGCAACCACTACGGCACCCACCGCAAGACCATCGAGCACGCCTTGGCGGCGGGCCGGGACGTCCTGCTGGAGATCGACGTGCAGGGCGCGGCGCAGGTGAAGCGCCAGATCCCCGACGCCGTGCTCATCTTCATCGAGCCCCCGTCGCTGGCCGTGCTGGAGGAGCGCCTGCGCAACCGGCGCACCGAGCAGGCGGAGGCGCTCAGCCGCCGCTTGGCCGATGCCTACGACGAGCTGCGCCAGAAACGGTCCTTTGACGGCGTCGTGGTGAACGACGAGGTCGACCGTGCCGTGGACGAGGTGTTACAACTTATGCAAAAGGCAAAGCGATCGAGACTTGACGAGACCTTGACCAAAAAGGAGCCCACCACTTGATCCACCCCAAGATCGAGACCCTGATGAAGAAGGTCGACAGCCGCTACACGCTGGTGATTCTGGCTGCCAAGCGGGCGCGCCAGATCAACTCCTACTACTCGCAGCTGGGCGAGGGGATCCGCGACTTCGTCCCGCCCCAGGTCTCCCGGCTGGGCGAGCACGCCAAGTCCCTGTCGATCGCCCTCGAGGAGGTCGCCGACGGCAAGTTCGGCTACGAGCGGCCGGTCGAGGTCGAGGCCCGGGTCAAGTAGGCCGGGTCGCAAACCCGCAACGGTCCTGGAGGCGGCATGAGCTTCGCCCGGCGGCGCATCGTCGTCGGCGTCTCCGCCGGGATCGCCGCCTATAAGGTCGTCGAGGTCGCCCGGCGCCTCACGCAGGCCGGGGCCGAGGTCCAGGTGGTGATGACCCCGGCGGCCACCCACTTCGTGGGGGCGCTCACCTTTGCATCGCTGACCGGGCGTCCGGTGCCGACCGACCTGTTCGCCGGGCCACCGGGGCCGGCTGAGGGCCCCATTGTCCACACCGCCCTGGCCCGCTGGGCCGAGGCCGTCCTGCTGGCCCCCGCCACCGCCGACCTCCTGGCCAAGATGGCGGGAGGGCATGCCGACGACCTCCTGACCGCCTTCCTGCTCGCCACCCGGGCGCCGGTGGTGGCCGCTCCGGCGATGCACACCGAGATGTGGGAGCACCCGGCCACCCAGGCCAACGCCGCGCTCCTCCGGGAGCGGGGCATCCGCCTCGTCGGCCCCGCCGAGGGGGCGCTGGCCGGGCCCGACGCCGGGCCCGGGCGGCTGGCGGAGCCCGAGACCCTTCTCGCCGCCCTCGCCGACGTGCTCGACGGAGCCGCCGCCGAGGCGAGTGCGCTCGGGGGCCGCAGGGTGCTCGTCACCGCGGGCGGGACCCAGGAGCCCCTGGACGCGGTGCGCTACCTCGGCAACCGGTCCTCGGGGCGGATGGGCTACGCCGTGGCGGCGGCTGCGCTCCGCCGGGGGGCGCAGGTCACGCTGGTCTCCGCCCCCACCCGCCTGGAGGCGCCCGCCGGTGCCGAGCTCGTGGCGGTGCGCACCGCCGCCGAGATGCGGCACGCCGTGCTCGGGGCGGCGGAATGCGCCGAGGTCGTGGTCATGGCGGCTGCGGTCGCCGATTGGCGGCCGGTGGGCCCGAGCGACGCCAAGCACAAGAAGGCCGAGGGCCCGCCCGCAGTGGTGCTGGAGGCCACCGAGGACATCCTCGCCGCCCTGGGCAGCCGGCGCCGGCCCGGTCAGGTCCTGGTGGGTTTCGCCGCCGAGACCGCCGATCCCGAGGCGGGGGCACGGGACAAGCTCGCCGCCAAAGGGGTCGACATCGTCGTGGGCAACCTGGTGGGGGTGGCCGACTCCGGCTTCGAGGTGGATTCCACCCGGGCGGTCATCGTCGGCCGGGACGGGGCGGTACAGCGCCCGCCGCTGCTGAGCAAGGACGCCCTGGCCGGGGTGATCCTCGACCGCGTGGAGGGGCTGCTCGCCCCACCGTGATAAGAATGGCGGCGTTGCCCCGACAGCTGCGCTTTTACGACGCACGGACTTGATGGAGGTCCCCATGCCAAGGCGTTCCCTGTTCACCTCGGAGTCGGTCACCGAAGGCCACCCGGACAAGCTGGCGGACCGCATCTCCGATGCCGTCCTGGACGACATCATGGCCACCGACCCGATGGGCCGGGTGGCGTGCGAGACCCTGGTCACCACCGGCGTCGTGCTGGTGGCGGGCGAGATCTCGACCAACACCTACGTCGATGTGCCCAGCATCGTGCGCCGGGAGGTCAACTCCGTGGGCTACACCCGGGCGAAGTTCGGCTTCGACGGCGACACCTGCGGCGTGCTCACCGCCATCCAGGAGCAGTCGCCCGACATCGCCCTCGGGGTGGACACCGCCTACGAGGCGCGCGAGCCCGTCGGTGACGGCGACGCCTTCGACAGGGAAGGCGCCGGGGACCAGGGCATGATGTTCGGCTACGCCTGCCGCGAGCGGCCCGACATCGACACCGAGCTGATGCCCATCCCGATCTGGCTGGCGCACCGCATGGCAGAGCGCCTCGCCGAGGTGCGCAAGAGCGGCCAGATCCCCTACCTGCGCCCGGACGGCAAGACCCAGGTCAGCATCGTCTACGAGGACGGCCGGCCGGTGGCGATCGATACCATCCTCATCTCGGCGCAGCACCAGTCCGAGGTGGACATCGAGACCCTGCTGAAGCCGGACCTGTACGACCATGTTGTGCGGACGACCGTGCCCGAGGCCCTGTGGTCCGACGGCATCCGCTTCCTGGTGAACCCGACCGGCCGCTTCGAGATCGGCGGCCCGCAGGCCGACACCGGGCTCACGGGGCGCAAGATCATCGTCGACACCTACGGCGGCATGTGCGCCCACGGGGGCGGCGCCTTCTCGGGCAAGGACCCGACGAAGGTGGACCGCTCGGCGGCCTACATGGCGCGCTACGCGGCGAAGAACCTGGTCGCCTCGGGCGTGGTCGACCGCTGCGAGGTGCGCATCGCCTATGCCATCGGTGTGGCCCACCCGGTCTCGGTGTCGGTGGACGACCGGGGCACGGCGAAGGTGGACCCGCAGAAGCTGGAGATCTTCGTGAAGGACTTCTTCGACTTCCGCCCGGCGGCGATCATCCAGAACCTGGACCTGCGCCGGCCGATCTACAAGGCCACGAGTTCCTACGGGCACTTCGGGCGACCGGACAAGGACACCTTCACCTGGGAGCGGATGGACCGGGCGGAGGAGATCGCCGCCGCAGCCCGGGACCTCTAAGCCACCGCGATTGCCGCATGGGAGGCGGGCGGTGAGCTCGTCGCGGTGGTGGTCGACGTCCCGACCTGGAGCCTCGACCGCCCGCTGACCTACCGGGTCCCTCCCGCCCTGGTGGGGGCCGCGGTGCTGGGGGCGGTGGTCCGGGTGCCGCTGCACGGCCGCCGGGTGCGGGGGTGGGTGGTCGGCCCGGCCGATCCCGCGGCCACGCCAGCTCCCGGCGATCTGCAGGATGTCGCCGGGGTCTCGGGCTCAGGCCTGGTTTTCGATGCCGCCCTCCTGTCCGCCGCCCGGGCGCTGGCCCGGCGCTCGGTCCACCCGCTGTCGACGTTCCTGCGCCTGCTGACCCCGCCGCAGATGGGGCGGCGGATGACCAGGGCGGCGCCGGACGGCCCGTTGGGAGGACCCCTGGCGGTCACCCGGCGCCCGCTGGCATCCCAGCGGAAGGTCCTGCGCCGGCTGGGCCCGACCGAGGATCCCGTGGCGGTGTACGAGCCCGCGATCCGCAGCGTGGTGGAGAGCGGCAGGGGGGTCCTCGTGGTGCTGCCGGTGGTCCGCACGGGCGCCCGGGTGGTCGAGGGGCTCACCGAGGCGCTCGGGGATCAGGCCGCAGTGGTGCACAGCGACCAGAGCGACGCGGCGCGCTCGCGGGCCCTGTGGGCTGCCGCGCGGGGGCGGTGCCCGGTGATCCTGGGCGGCCGGGGGTCGGTGTTCGCCCCGGCGTTCGACCTCGGCCTGATCATCGTCCATGCGGAGGACGACTGGACGCTCAAGGCCGAGAGCGCCCCGTACTTCGACGCCCGTGACGTGGCAGAGCTCCGGGCGGGCGCCAGTGGGGCGGAGCTGTGGTTGGCGTCGGTCACCCCTTCCGTGCGCTCCTGGCACCGGGCCTCGCGCGGCCGGTGGGAACGCGTGCAACCGGCGGTCGATCGGTGGCCCGCGGTGGTGTGCGCCCCTCCCCTCGGGCGGGTGATGTCGGAACCGGCGGTTGCCGCCATCCTTGCCGCCCGGGCGGCGGGCACGCGGGTGCTGATCCATGTCCCCCGGGTGCAGGGGACTGCGGCCGGCCCGGGGCCCGCCGAAGTGGCGAAGTACGTCGCGCGCGTGGCGCCCAACGCCCGGATCGGGATCGCGCAGGCCGACGGTTCCCCGCCGGAGGCGCTCGACGCCGACATCGTCGTCGCGACGCCCGGGGGCCTGCGCGAGGTGCAGCAGCCGGTGGGGGCCGTGGTGGTGCTCGGTGTCGACGCCCGGCTGCGCTGGCCGTCGGGGAGCACCGTCGAGGAGGCCTTCGGCGTGCTCTGGAGGCTCGGTGCCGTCGCGGCGCAGTCGGACCTGCCCGGGCGGATGGTTCTGGAGACCGAGCAGCCGCACCATCATGCCGTCCGGGCGGTGATCGACGGCGACTATGATCTCTTCCTCCGGCAGGAACGAGCAGCCCGCCGGGCGACCGCATCACCGCCGTTCGTCACCTTGGCGCGCGTGCGCGGGGCAGCCCTCGGCGACGCCACGGTGAGCCAGCTGGGCGCACTGCCGGGCACCGAGGTGTTCGGCCCGATGGGGGGCCGGCAGGGCCCGGAGGTACTGTTGAAGATCGAGGACCCCGAGGCGGTGCTCGACGAGCTGCGGGGGGTCGTGGCGGCGTCGAGCAAGGGCCGGGGGGCGGAGCGGCTGGTGGTCGAGATGGAACCACGGGACTGGTGAACGGGCACAAGTAAATGGCGATCCTTCCGATCAGAACCTTTGGTGACCCGGTGCTGCGCCAGCGCGCCGGGGAGGTGCGCGAGGTGGACGCTGCGGTCCGCAAGCTCATGCACGATCTGTCCGACACCGTCATCGCGGCCCCCGGTGTCGGCTTGGCCGCGCCGCAACTCGGCGTGCCCCGGCGGGTCATCGTGTGGACCTACGAGGGGAGCAAGGGCGCCCTCGCCAACCCCCGCGTGGTCGAGCAGCACGGCAAGGATGTGGCTGACGAAGCCTGCCTGTCCCTGCCCGGCCTGAGCTACCCGGTGTCCCGGGCGCTCAAGATCGTGGTGGAGGGGCTCAACGACCGGGGTGAC contains these protein-coding regions:
- a CDS encoding choice-of-anchor D domain-containing protein encodes the protein MAEKKSFWASIPGIVTGLAALVTGLATLSTFVLTAHHGGSGNSPASATSPSVSAAPSPTGTATPGPTPTDSGSLPDTATPGTTTGPVPQGSAPSPAASGLANLTATPTSLNLGTAAMGHTSAPATVTITNPGPTPATLDGVAVNGANAATFNITGSTCGTGAKLAAGQTCTVTLTFTPASPAVTNASLVVSYRPDPGSNVTIPLTGTGSLL
- a CDS encoding ATP-binding cassette domain-containing protein, which translates into the protein MESLTETLPEPTAAPGPLYRLAGVERVFRVGSAEVRAVDGVDLDLYPGELVAIEGPSGSGKSTMLQLLGALDQPTGGTVSFDGRSLGALGEAELTTVRAKDIGFVFQGFNLIPTLTASENVELAMVPMAASKAERRARAGQLLSAVGLAERARHVPTLLSGGEQQRVAIARAMANRPRVILADEPTGNLDTRSAEEIGSILRTLAADQGVTVIVVTHSAAVAGWASRRLRMRDGKLTELSADEVAAEAALVDEETGDVTEEPAPAAPSAPAAGRAVSGITGVHLMLYSPEAEALRAQVQDAFGWSHVDAGNGWPIFALPPAELAVHPGDVARGELCLMCRDLPTTLAEIRQKGVEVVGEPHEERWGTAVSLRLPGGVEVLLYQPRHPSPLSGEGQVS
- the mihF gene encoding integration host factor, actinobacterial type — protein: MVPPPPRTEEQRREALAKAAESRRLRAGIMEELRSGRTTLAGLLARVDDETVGKMKVSDALQTMRGVGKIRAGRIMDRLGIAESRRLGGLGTRQIESLLNEFTD
- the rpoZ gene encoding DNA-directed RNA polymerase subunit omega, which codes for MIHPKIETLMKKVDSRYTLVILAAKRARQINSYYSQLGEGIRDFVPPQVSRLGEHAKSLSIALEEVADGKFGYERPVEVEARVK
- the gmk gene encoding guanylate kinase, with the translated sequence MSGPSGAGKGTIVQGLLERRPDLQLSVSYTTRPPRPMEREGEHYFFVTTDEFAYMRQRGEFVECADVHGNHYGTHRKTIEHALAAGRDVLLEIDVQGAAQVKRQIPDAVLIFIEPPSLAVLEERLRNRRTEQAEALSRRLADAYDELRQKRSFDGVVVNDEVDRAVDEVLQLMQKAKRSRLDETLTKKEPTT
- the coaBC gene encoding bifunctional phosphopantothenoylcysteine decarboxylase/phosphopantothenate--cysteine ligase CoaBC; the protein is MSFARRRIVVGVSAGIAAYKVVEVARRLTQAGAEVQVVMTPAATHFVGALTFASLTGRPVPTDLFAGPPGPAEGPIVHTALARWAEAVLLAPATADLLAKMAGGHADDLLTAFLLATRAPVVAAPAMHTEMWEHPATQANAALLRERGIRLVGPAEGALAGPDAGPGRLAEPETLLAALADVLDGAAAEASALGGRRVLVTAGGTQEPLDAVRYLGNRSSGRMGYAVAAAALRRGAQVTLVSAPTRLEAPAGAELVAVRTAAEMRHAVLGAAECAEVVVMAAAVADWRPVGPSDAKHKKAEGPPAVVLEATEDILAALGSRRRPGQVLVGFAAETADPEAGARDKLAAKGVDIVVGNLVGVADSGFEVDSTRAVIVGRDGAVQRPPLLSKDALAGVILDRVEGLLAPP
- the def gene encoding peptide deformylase, with amino-acid sequence MAILPIRTFGDPVLRQRAGEVREVDAAVRKLMHDLSDTVIAAPGVGLAAPQLGVPRRVIVWTYEGSKGALANPRVVEQHGKDVADEACLSLPGLSYPVSRALKIVVEGLNDRGDLVSIALQDWTARILQHEIDHLDGVLFIDHLDPDLRREARRKLREQALRGVPLEPVAVL
- the metK gene encoding methionine adenosyltransferase, with the protein product MPRRSLFTSESVTEGHPDKLADRISDAVLDDIMATDPMGRVACETLVTTGVVLVAGEISTNTYVDVPSIVRREVNSVGYTRAKFGFDGDTCGVLTAIQEQSPDIALGVDTAYEAREPVGDGDAFDREGAGDQGMMFGYACRERPDIDTELMPIPIWLAHRMAERLAEVRKSGQIPYLRPDGKTQVSIVYEDGRPVAIDTILISAQHQSEVDIETLLKPDLYDHVVRTTVPEALWSDGIRFLVNPTGRFEIGGPQADTGLTGRKIIVDTYGGMCAHGGGAFSGKDPTKVDRSAAYMARYAAKNLVASGVVDRCEVRIAYAIGVAHPVSVSVDDRGTAKVDPQKLEIFVKDFFDFRPAAIIQNLDLRRPIYKATSSYGHFGRPDKDTFTWERMDRAEEIAAAARDL